From a region of the Narcine bancroftii isolate sNarBan1 chromosome 5, sNarBan1.hap1, whole genome shotgun sequence genome:
- the LOC138763660 gene encoding toll-like receptor 2 isoform X2 — MEELYLSTIKLNGIGRWNIQTVSAEKINVRKVSIIDVGNPNFYQFYSLDYLLDIFTPLLELTIIKGSVFYVPCQVSEGMTHLKYLDFSSNLLHGSTFIPQTCLVPFPNLNVLILNKNQFKNLQSLSRLTAKLKNLSHLCVSHNSLFLPKGQTCTWLQTVKHIDLSHNILEGNVFDCLPASLEFIDLSYNSITTVPNLKRLENLHEIFLTGNAIVSFPEIAADHSLKTLHIDYNKITDVNIASLQSLDLTELKLSHNPFECFCTIQSFSNYVQQTDAKIIDWPDQYQCDSPQKFRGQVIKYLKFSPIECNIPLFIGIFMASVAILVAVCVILCIKYNVTWYVRTLWLWLKAKRSLNVSQVQKHYQFNAFISYSEHDAWWVKNKLLVQLENNEPPYRICIHERDFKPGKPIITNIINCISKSYKTIFILSKNFVQSEWCHYEFFFAHQQVFDDKKDSLILLLLEPIPKNSIPDRFCKLRKLMNKNTYLEWPQNEFQQGFFWKRLKAVLNLDFHSCCILEESIKGAN, encoded by the coding sequence ATGGAAGAATTGTACTTGAGCACTATTAAACTGAATGgcattggcagatggaatatacaaACCGTATCCGCAGAGAAGATTAATGTGCGTAAAGTTTCTATAATTGACGTAGGTAATCCAAATTTCTACCAGTTTTACTCACTTGATTATTTACTTGATATATTTACACCACTACTTGAGTTGACCATAATAAAGGGGAGCGTGTTCTATGTCCCATGTCAGGTATCAGAAGGTATGACTCATCTAAAATATTTGGACTTTTCTTCCAACTTACTTCATGGCTCTACCTTCATTCCTCAAACATGTTTAGTTCCTTTCCCCAATCTTAATGTCCTCATTCTAAACAAGAACCAATTCAAAAATTTACAAAGTCTTAGTAGATTGACAGCTAAATTGAAAAATTTGTCTCATTTATGTGTTAGTCATAATAGTCTATTCCTGCCCAAGGGACAGACTTGTACATGGCTTCAAACAGTGAAACATATAGATTTATCACATAACATCCTGGAAGGAAATGTTTTTGACTGCTTGCCGGCATCATTGGAATTTATAGATTTGAGTTATAATTCCATTACCACTGTTCCAAACCTCAAAAGACTGGAAAATCTCCATGAAATTTTTTTGACTGGAAATGCCATTGTCTCTTTCCCCGAGATTGCAGCAGATCACTCACTGAAAACCTTGCACATTGATTACAATAAAATAACCGATGTAAACATAGCCTCATTGCAGTCCTTAGATCTAACAGAGCTCAAACTGAGCCATAATCCCTTTGAATGTTTTTGCACAATTCAGTCGTTCTCCAATTATGTTCAACAAACAGATGCAAAAATTATTGATTGGCCAGACCAGTATCAGTGTGACAGCCCACAAAAATTCAGGGGTCAAGTTATCAAATATCTGAAATTTTCTCCCATTGAGTGCAACATCCCCTTATTTATTGGAATATTTATGGCATCTGTAGCGATTTTAGTGGCAGTGTGTGTTATACTGTGTATAAAATATAATGTAACCTGGTACGTACGCACACTCTGGCTTTGGCTCAAGGCTAAAAGAAGCCTAAATGTCAGCCAGGTTCAAAAACATTATCAGTTCAATGCTTTTATTTCATACAGTGAACACGACGCTTGGTGGGTGAAGAACAAATTGCTGGTACAGCTAGAGAACAACGAGCCTCCTTATCGCATTTGCATTCATGAAAGAGATTTCAAACCTGGAAAGCCAATCATTACCAATATCATTAACTGCATATCAAAAAGCTACAAAACTATTTTTATCCTGTCAAAAAACTTTGTGCAAAGTGAATGGTGTCACTATGAATTTTTCTTTGCCCACCAACAGGTATTTGATGATAAAAAGGACAGTCTTATCCTGCTCCTATTAGAACCTATTCCAAAGAATTCTATTCCAGATCGATTTTGCAAACTGAGGAAGCTGATGAATAAAAACACCTACCTGGAGTGGCCTCAGAATGAGTTTCAACAGGGCTTCTTTTGGAAAAGGTTGAAAGCTGTGCTGAATTTGGATTTCCATTCCTGCTGCATTCTGGAAGAGAGCATAAAGGGGGCCAATTAG
- the LOC138763660 gene encoding toll-like receptor 2 isoform X3, whose product MALLGAIVVLTYLFTPAGCVTSKTMETFLVNCSGIGYPLVPCILGSDIEQLDLSHNNIKIIQQQNFQSLTKLKILFLQFNQISEIEPESFAKNRELQYLDLSNNFLRVISALPFNHLQSLTHLDITNNRFKTANLGAKISKLQKLHTLRFGNTWLSSLNSSSLFPLRGIPLQEMYLITGELQTYEPGTLKVLQSMEKLSLDLQFGQQPQLLINIFKDIPMTTTTLQILNTDFVKYGKDIDLFFPLKKSNILSLIVQNITTDDSSTAHLFNSVLGSNMEELYLSTIKLNGIGRWNIQTVSAEKINVRKVSIIDVFDDKKDSLILLLLEPIPKNSIPDRFCKLRKLMNKNTYLEWPQNEFQQGFFWKRLKAVLNLDFHSCCILEESIKGAN is encoded by the exons ATGGCCCTGTTGGGGGCAATTGTGGTATTAACTTATCTTTTCACACCTGCTGGTTGTGTAACATCAAAGACAATGGAAACCTTTTTAGTGAATTGTTCAGGAATTGGATATCCACTTGTTCCTTGTATCCTGGGGTCTGATATAGAGCAATTGGATCTCTCCCACAACAATATCAAAATAATTCAACAACAGAACTTCCAAAGTCTTACCAAGCTGAAAATTCTGTTTCTTCAGTTCAATCAGATCTCTGAAATAGAACCCGAATCATTCGCAAAGAATAGAGAACTACAGTATCtggatctttcaaataattttctTCGTGTTATTTCAGCCTTGCCATTTAACCATCTACAATCATTAACACACCTGGATATCACCAACAACAGATTCAAAACAGCCAACCTTGGGGCAAAGATCAGCAAGCTGCAGAAACTGCACACTTTACGTTTTGGAAATACTTGGTTATCTTCCCTGAATTCTAGCTCCTTATTTCCCCTTCGTGGAATCCCACTTCAGGAGATGTACTTGATTACTGGAGAACTGCAGACATATGAACCGGGAACGCTCAAAGTCCTGCAAAGTATGGAGAAGCTTTCTTTAGATTTACAGTTTGGGCAGCAACCACAACTATTGATTAATATTTTCAAGGATATTCCAATGACAACCACCACATTGCAAATCCTAAACACTGATTTTGTCAAATATGGTAAAGATATAGATCTGTTCTTCCCTTTGAAAAAATCAAATATCTTATCATTAATTGTACAGAATATTACCACTGATGATTCTTCGACTGCTCATCTCTTTAACAGTGTTTTGGGTTCAAACATGGAAGAATTGTACTTGAGCACTATTAAACTGAATGgcattggcagatggaatatacaaACCGTATCCGCAGAGAAGATTAATGTGCGTAAAGTTTCTATAATTGAC GTATTTGATGATAAAAAGGACAGTCTTATCCTGCTCCTATTAGAACCTATTCCAAAGAATTCTATTCCAGATCGATTTTGCAAACTGAGGAAGCTGATGAATAAAAACACCTACCTGGAGTGGCCTCAGAATGAGTTTCAACAGGGCTTCTTTTGGAAAAGGTTGAAAGCTGTGCTGAATTTGGATTTCCATTCCTGCTGCATTCTGGAAGAGAGCATAAAGGGGGCCAATTAG
- the LOC138763660 gene encoding toll-like receptor 2 isoform X1 produces the protein MALLGAIVVLTYLFTPAGCVTSKTMETFLVNCSGIGYPLVPCILGSDIEQLDLSHNNIKIIQQQNFQSLTKLKILFLQFNQISEIEPESFAKNRELQYLDLSNNFLRVISALPFNHLQSLTHLDITNNRFKTANLGAKISKLQKLHTLRFGNTWLSSLNSSSLFPLRGIPLQEMYLITGELQTYEPGTLKVLQSMEKLSLDLQFGQQPQLLINIFKDIPMTTTTLQILNTDFVKYGKDIDLFFPLKKSNILSLIVQNITTDDSSTAHLFNSVLGSNMEELYLSTIKLNGIGRWNIQTVSAEKINVRKVSIIDVGNPNFYQFYSLDYLLDIFTPLLELTIIKGSVFYVPCQVSEGMTHLKYLDFSSNLLHGSTFIPQTCLVPFPNLNVLILNKNQFKNLQSLSRLTAKLKNLSHLCVSHNSLFLPKGQTCTWLQTVKHIDLSHNILEGNVFDCLPASLEFIDLSYNSITTVPNLKRLENLHEIFLTGNAIVSFPEIAADHSLKTLHIDYNKITDVNIASLQSLDLTELKLSHNPFECFCTIQSFSNYVQQTDAKIIDWPDQYQCDSPQKFRGQVIKYLKFSPIECNIPLFIGIFMASVAILVAVCVILCIKYNVTWYVRTLWLWLKAKRSLNVSQVQKHYQFNAFISYSEHDAWWVKNKLLVQLENNEPPYRICIHERDFKPGKPIITNIINCISKSYKTIFILSKNFVQSEWCHYEFFFAHQQVFDDKKDSLILLLLEPIPKNSIPDRFCKLRKLMNKNTYLEWPQNEFQQGFFWKRLKAVLNLDFHSCCILEESIKGAN, from the coding sequence ATGGCCCTGTTGGGGGCAATTGTGGTATTAACTTATCTTTTCACACCTGCTGGTTGTGTAACATCAAAGACAATGGAAACCTTTTTAGTGAATTGTTCAGGAATTGGATATCCACTTGTTCCTTGTATCCTGGGGTCTGATATAGAGCAATTGGATCTCTCCCACAACAATATCAAAATAATTCAACAACAGAACTTCCAAAGTCTTACCAAGCTGAAAATTCTGTTTCTTCAGTTCAATCAGATCTCTGAAATAGAACCCGAATCATTCGCAAAGAATAGAGAACTACAGTATCtggatctttcaaataattttctTCGTGTTATTTCAGCCTTGCCATTTAACCATCTACAATCATTAACACACCTGGATATCACCAACAACAGATTCAAAACAGCCAACCTTGGGGCAAAGATCAGCAAGCTGCAGAAACTGCACACTTTACGTTTTGGAAATACTTGGTTATCTTCCCTGAATTCTAGCTCCTTATTTCCCCTTCGTGGAATCCCACTTCAGGAGATGTACTTGATTACTGGAGAACTGCAGACATATGAACCGGGAACGCTCAAAGTCCTGCAAAGTATGGAGAAGCTTTCTTTAGATTTACAGTTTGGGCAGCAACCACAACTATTGATTAATATTTTCAAGGATATTCCAATGACAACCACCACATTGCAAATCCTAAACACTGATTTTGTCAAATATGGTAAAGATATAGATCTGTTCTTCCCTTTGAAAAAATCAAATATCTTATCATTAATTGTACAGAATATTACCACTGATGATTCTTCGACTGCTCATCTCTTTAACAGTGTTTTGGGTTCAAACATGGAAGAATTGTACTTGAGCACTATTAAACTGAATGgcattggcagatggaatatacaaACCGTATCCGCAGAGAAGATTAATGTGCGTAAAGTTTCTATAATTGACGTAGGTAATCCAAATTTCTACCAGTTTTACTCACTTGATTATTTACTTGATATATTTACACCACTACTTGAGTTGACCATAATAAAGGGGAGCGTGTTCTATGTCCCATGTCAGGTATCAGAAGGTATGACTCATCTAAAATATTTGGACTTTTCTTCCAACTTACTTCATGGCTCTACCTTCATTCCTCAAACATGTTTAGTTCCTTTCCCCAATCTTAATGTCCTCATTCTAAACAAGAACCAATTCAAAAATTTACAAAGTCTTAGTAGATTGACAGCTAAATTGAAAAATTTGTCTCATTTATGTGTTAGTCATAATAGTCTATTCCTGCCCAAGGGACAGACTTGTACATGGCTTCAAACAGTGAAACATATAGATTTATCACATAACATCCTGGAAGGAAATGTTTTTGACTGCTTGCCGGCATCATTGGAATTTATAGATTTGAGTTATAATTCCATTACCACTGTTCCAAACCTCAAAAGACTGGAAAATCTCCATGAAATTTTTTTGACTGGAAATGCCATTGTCTCTTTCCCCGAGATTGCAGCAGATCACTCACTGAAAACCTTGCACATTGATTACAATAAAATAACCGATGTAAACATAGCCTCATTGCAGTCCTTAGATCTAACAGAGCTCAAACTGAGCCATAATCCCTTTGAATGTTTTTGCACAATTCAGTCGTTCTCCAATTATGTTCAACAAACAGATGCAAAAATTATTGATTGGCCAGACCAGTATCAGTGTGACAGCCCACAAAAATTCAGGGGTCAAGTTATCAAATATCTGAAATTTTCTCCCATTGAGTGCAACATCCCCTTATTTATTGGAATATTTATGGCATCTGTAGCGATTTTAGTGGCAGTGTGTGTTATACTGTGTATAAAATATAATGTAACCTGGTACGTACGCACACTCTGGCTTTGGCTCAAGGCTAAAAGAAGCCTAAATGTCAGCCAGGTTCAAAAACATTATCAGTTCAATGCTTTTATTTCATACAGTGAACACGACGCTTGGTGGGTGAAGAACAAATTGCTGGTACAGCTAGAGAACAACGAGCCTCCTTATCGCATTTGCATTCATGAAAGAGATTTCAAACCTGGAAAGCCAATCATTACCAATATCATTAACTGCATATCAAAAAGCTACAAAACTATTTTTATCCTGTCAAAAAACTTTGTGCAAAGTGAATGGTGTCACTATGAATTTTTCTTTGCCCACCAACAGGTATTTGATGATAAAAAGGACAGTCTTATCCTGCTCCTATTAGAACCTATTCCAAAGAATTCTATTCCAGATCGATTTTGCAAACTGAGGAAGCTGATGAATAAAAACACCTACCTGGAGTGGCCTCAGAATGAGTTTCAACAGGGCTTCTTTTGGAAAAGGTTGAAAGCTGTGCTGAATTTGGATTTCCATTCCTGCTGCATTCTGGAAGAGAGCATAAAGGGGGCCAATTAG
- the LOC138763660 gene encoding toll-like receptor 2 isoform X4, which translates to MALLGAIVVLTYLFTPAGCVTSKTMETFLVNCSGIGYPLVPCILGSDIEQLDLSHNNIKIIQQQNFQSLTKLKILFLQFNQISEIEPESFAKNRELQYLDLSNNFLRVISALPFNHLQSLTHLDITNNRFKTANLGAKISKLQKLHTLRFGNTWLSSLNSSSLFPLRGIPLQEMYLITGELQTYEPGTLKVLQSMEKLSLDLQFGQQPQLLINIFKDIPMTTTTLQILNTDFVKYGKDIDLFFPLKKSNILSLIVQNITTDDSSTAHLFNSVLGSNMEELYLSTIKLNGIGRWNIQTVSAEKINVRKVSIID; encoded by the exons ATGGCCCTGTTGGGGGCAATTGTGGTATTAACTTATCTTTTCACACCTGCTGGTTGTGTAACATCAAAGACAATGGAAACCTTTTTAGTGAATTGTTCAGGAATTGGATATCCACTTGTTCCTTGTATCCTGGGGTCTGATATAGAGCAATTGGATCTCTCCCACAACAATATCAAAATAATTCAACAACAGAACTTCCAAAGTCTTACCAAGCTGAAAATTCTGTTTCTTCAGTTCAATCAGATCTCTGAAATAGAACCCGAATCATTCGCAAAGAATAGAGAACTACAGTATCtggatctttcaaataattttctTCGTGTTATTTCAGCCTTGCCATTTAACCATCTACAATCATTAACACACCTGGATATCACCAACAACAGATTCAAAACAGCCAACCTTGGGGCAAAGATCAGCAAGCTGCAGAAACTGCACACTTTACGTTTTGGAAATACTTGGTTATCTTCCCTGAATTCTAGCTCCTTATTTCCCCTTCGTGGAATCCCACTTCAGGAGATGTACTTGATTACTGGAGAACTGCAGACATATGAACCGGGAACGCTCAAAGTCCTGCAAAGTATGGAGAAGCTTTCTTTAGATTTACAGTTTGGGCAGCAACCACAACTATTGATTAATATTTTCAAGGATATTCCAATGACAACCACCACATTGCAAATCCTAAACACTGATTTTGTCAAATATGGTAAAGATATAGATCTGTTCTTCCCTTTGAAAAAATCAAATATCTTATCATTAATTGTACAGAATATTACCACTGATGATTCTTCGACTGCTCATCTCTTTAACAGTGTTTTGGGTTCAAACATGGAAGAATTGTACTTGAGCACTATTAAACTGAATGgcattggcagatggaatatacaaACCGTATCCGCAGAGAAGATTAATGTGCGTAAAGTTTCTATAATTGAC TGA